From the genome of Planctomycetota bacterium:
CGTTGACCGCCGGCTCGGGCGGGGCGGTAAGGGTTTTGGTCTTCTCGGCGGCGAAGCGGGCGGTGTCGAGGCGCGCCAGGTTCACCAGGGTGGTCCTCAGTTCGGCCGACAGTTCGCTTTCGGCGAGTCCGGGGATGCTGACGGCGACCTCGAAGCGCTCTTCGCTCTTCGCCAGTTCATAGACGCCGATGGAGAGTTGCCAGAGTGTGAAGAGGCTGAGGGCCAACAGGTGGAGGATGAGGGAGGCGATCATGGCGCCGGCGAGGAGGCCGGGACGTTTGCGGAGTTTCAGGAGCGCCAGGAGCGTCAGGGCGAGGCCCACGAGCGCGAGGATCAGGCCGATGAGGGGCCAGGAGAGCCGGCCGAGGATAGGCCCGAGGGCGAGTCGGCGGGTCTGGAGGATTTGGTAAACCTCGTGGCTTCGGGCGTAGTAGATGGCGTAGGTGTCGGGTTTGTCGCGGTCGCTGGAGAAGAAGAGCCCGAAGCCTTCGAGGCTGACGGCGGGGTCGAGTTCGTTGGCGGCGGAGTTGACGGGTTCGCCGACGTTTTCCGGCGGGAGGATGGCGTTCAGCGGCGCCAGGGTGATGCGGGCGCGCCAGAGGTCGAAACCGCCGAGGCCGCCGGGCCGGTCGGAGGCGAAGTAGAGCCACCGGCCGTCGGGGCTCGTGGCGGGCTGGCCGTCGTTCGCGGGGCCGGAGACGGCGTCGAGTCGTCGGGGCTGTGCGGCTTCGGCCGCCAGATCGAGGGCATAGAGGTCGTAGTCGTAGAGTCGGCGTTGTTCGCGGAGGGTGGCGGGCCAGGCGTGTTCGGGAACGGAAGAGTCCTCTTCGGTGGGGCGGTTGGAGGCGAAGAGGAGCGATTGGCCGTCGGGCGTCACGAAGGGGTCGTACTCGTTGAAGGGCGAGTTGACGCGCGGGCCGAGGTTCGCGGGCTTGGACCAGCGGGTGCCGTCGTGACGGGAAACGTAGAGGTCGTAGCCGCCTTCGCCGCCGGGGCGATTGGAGAAGAAGTAGAGGGTGGCGGAGTCGGGGGCGAGGGCGGGTCCGATCTCGTCGGCGTCGGTGTTGATTTCGGCGATGGGTTTGGGGCCGGTCCATCCGCCGGCGGTGCGGTAGGCGACGAAGAGGTTGGCGTCGGCGCCGGCGCGTCCGCAGGTGAAGTAGAGTTCCTGTCCGTCGGGGGAGAGGCAGGGGTCGTAGCATTCGCCGAGGTCGCCGAGCGTCTGGAGCAGGTCGCCGGCGTCCCAGAGGACGGTCCGGAGGCCGAGTCCGGGGCGGGCGGGCCAGGTCTGCCGGCCGTCGGTGTAAAGAATTTCGTGCCGGGGCCAGGCGAGGAAGGCCACCAGGCTGCCCAGAAGCGCGAGGGGGACGAGGACCCAGAGGACCCGTCCGAGCCAGACGCGTTTTCGGGAGGTCGGCATCCGCGCTTCCTAAGATCCGGGTTCGGCGGTGGTGAGGAACTTGCGTTTGACGTTGTATTTTTCGCAGAGGCTGAGGATGTTGACGGGGAGTTGGAGGACGACCTTTCGGTCGCCGCGGACGACGACGGCCTGCTCGGGGTTTTCCTTGACGGCGCGAGCGATGAGGCGCTCCAGGTCGGCGGGGGTGTACTCGACGCCGGAGATGACGAACCGTCCGTCGGCGGTGACGTTGACGATGAGTTCGCTGGGGATGGCGGTGACGGGCTGGGCGACGTGGGCGCTGGGCGGATTGACGAGCATGTCGCGTTCGATTTCGGCGTAGCGCGTGCCGACGAGGAAAAAGATCAGGAGGTTGAAGACGACGTCGATGATGGGTGTCATGTTGAGGAGTTCAACCGGGTCTTCTTCGGTTTTTCGGTCGATCCGCATAGCGCGTCCCCGAGGATGATTCGGCCGATGCCGGTTCGATCCCGCCGGGCTCGGCCTCGGCGCGGCGGGAGTCGGCGACGGGGCGTCAGCGGCTGGCGTCGTCGGCGACGGATTCCACGAACTCCAGCGACAGATCGTCCATCTCGCTGACGAGTTTCTCGATCTTGGCCATGAACATCAGGTAAAGGGCGGCGGCTGGGATGGCGACGGTGAGGCCGGCGGCCGTGGTGACGAGGGCTTGGTAGATGCCTTCGGCGAGTCGTTCAGCGCGGCCGAGGGCTTCGCCGGTGGAGACCTGGCTGAAGCACATGATCATGCCATTGACGGTGCCGAGGAGCC
Proteins encoded in this window:
- a CDS encoding biopolymer transporter ExbD, with protein sequence MRIDRKTEEDPVELLNMTPIIDVVFNLLIFFLVGTRYAEIERDMLVNPPSAHVAQPVTAIPSELIVNVTADGRFVISGVEYTPADLERLIARAVKENPEQAVVVRGDRKVVLQLPVNILSLCEKYNVKRKFLTTAEPGS